A portion of the Heliangelus exortis chromosome 28, bHelExo1.hap1, whole genome shotgun sequence genome contains these proteins:
- the PLEKHJ1 gene encoding pleckstrin homology domain-containing family J member 1, with protein sequence MRYNERELLSLARQPAEKAAEIMMRVPKKGSVLKKRLVKLVVNFLFYFRTDEAEPIGALLLEHCRITKEEENVFSISFIEEPERKYCFECASEQQCQEWIEALKRASYEFMRRSLIFYRNEIQKMTGKDPLEQYGISEEARFQLGTRKQ encoded by the exons ATGAGGTACAACGAGCGGGAGCTGCTGTCCCTGGCCCGGCAGCCCGCAGAGAAGGCGGCAGAGATCATGATGCGGGTGCCCAAGAAAGGGAGTG TGTTGAAGAAACGCCTCGTGAAGCTTGTGGTCAACTTTCTCTTCTACTTCCGGACAGATGAAGCAGAG CCCAttggagctctgctgctggagcactgCAGGATCACCAAAGAGGAGGAGAATGTCTTCTCAATCA GTTTCATTGAGGAGCCAGAGAGGAAATACTGCTTTGAGTGTGCCAGTGAGCAGCAGTGTCAGGAGTGGATCGAGGCTCTCAAGAGAGCCAG CTATGAGTTCATGAGGAGGAGCTTGATTTTCTACAGGAATGAGATCCAGAAAATGACAGGGAAG GACCCCCTGGAGCAGTATGGGATCTCGGAGGAAGCCCGTTTCCAGCTGGGAACACGCAAGCAATAA
- the SF3A2 gene encoding splicing factor 3A subunit 2 — MDFQHRPGGKTGSGGVASASESNRDRRERLRQLALETIDINKDPYFMKNHLGSYECKLCLTLHNNEGSYLAHTQGKKHQTNLARRAAKEAKEAPAQPAPEKVKVEVKKFVKIGRPGYKVTKQRDPETGQQSLLFQIDYPEIAESIMPRHRFMSAYEQRIEPPDRRWQYLLMAAEPYETIAFKVPSREIDKAEGKFWTHWNRETKQFFLQFHFKMEKPPAPPNLPPGPPTVKRPPPPPLMNGLPPRPPLPDTMPPPPPGGMTLPPMPPSGPVPPPPVPPQLPPAPGVPPPAPLPPMMRPPLPTEGPGTIPPPPPSN, encoded by the exons ATGGATTTTCAGCATCGTCCTGGTGGTAAAACTGGAAGTGGGGGTGTAGCCTCTGCCTCCGAAAGCAACCGGGACCGCAGGGAACGGCTCCGGCAGCTGGCGTTGGAAACCATCGACATCAACAAG GACccttattttatgaaaaatcaCTTGGGCTCTTATGAATGCAAGCTGTGCCTAACACTGCACAACAATGAG gGGAGTTACTTAGCACATACCCAGGGGAAGAAGCATCAGACCAATTT GGCCCGCCGAGCTGCTAAAGAAGCCAAGGAAGCCCCTGCCCAGCCAGCACCAGAAAAAGTCAAGGTGGAAGTGAAGAAATTTGTGAAAATTGGACGGCCAGGTTATAAAG tgaCCAAACAGAGAGATCCAGAAACAGGCCagcagagccttctcttccaG ATTGATTACCCTGAGATTGCAGAGAGCATCATGCCTCGCCATCGCTTCATGTCCGCCTACGAGCAGAGGATTGAGCCCCCCGACAGGCGCTGGCAATACCTCCTGATGGCTGCAGAGCCCTATGAGACCATAGCCTTCAAG GTGCCAAGCAGAGAAATAgacaaagcagaaggaaagttTTGGACCCACTGGAACAGGGAAACCAAGCAG ttCTTCCTTCAGTTCCACTTCAAGATGGAgaagcccccagcacccccaaaccTCCCACCAGGACCCCCAACAGTCAAgcggccgccgcctcctccgctGATGAACGGCCTCCCCCCCCGGCCCCCTCTGCCTGACACCatgccaccacctcccccaggAGGCATGACTCTGCCTCCTATGCCTCCCTCTGGACCAGTGCCACCACCCCCAGTGCCACCGCAATTGCCACCAGCACCTGGTgtcccccctcctgctcctctgccacccATGATGAGGCCACCTCTCCCCACAGAGGGACCAGGCACTATTCCCCCTCCGCCTCCCTCCAACTGA
- the AMH gene encoding muellerian-inhibiting factor gives MKAALGVLLLCLVLLLPSSALPRKGKVGERLELSLPEELGLEGEERKRENASLLEKVRHSSLARSRLTAATHLLSKPEPGARCIPGQAEGGGTGWSSSSSSLQPWPLGGLEGPICRVKMDQDGLTPRHMEVVGVLTHYESNFIKLLRQRTAWDENSLETFGLCRAGEGSAALQPLLQIHTHLVEPGQDRFLVLHLDEVKWDSQPKLWFKLVFQAEVGRLLGELRVALLLFYLGRREGTGSGSPGEWQELLVTGPGLEQEQSICLARDTKYLVLEATVASVTHSSEQLSFQASLAIRRRGEGGAPLPPMETQQLLFGSDDKCFTRMTPVLLLLAKSRQEEEVAPTSYLSADGVVDVAPYPWLSPPQAGTEELLSPSQGNASSPEPGSSRQFLGILTRFIRQVLTPSSEPPTQPSSHHWLDFQVMETLPHQLLNLSEEAALERLVQSEEPSVLLFPQDSGAVLEQHLGDWQPEGTVLQLLMGKLQAVIQELGDIPAFQANMGLFQHLLSFCYYPPAPGEDPAGKEPSSSGKLHTLLLLKALQTVRARWQERRKVQRQNRSARHQAHCRLQELTIDLHDRKFIVMPTVYAANNCEGPCKLPLSTRVPSYYSHTVLLLGMQERGSPLQRAPCCVPVRYSDQLIISLSTEGLEVRKFPNMVAEECGCR, from the exons ATGAAGGCTGCTCTTGGGGTGCTtttgctgtgcctggtgctCTTGCTCCCCTCTTCAGCgcttcccagaaagggaaaagtggGGGAAAGGCTGGAGCTCAGCctgccagaggagctgggccttgaaggagaggagagaaagagagaaaatgcaagTTTACTGGAAAAAGTGAGACACAGCTCGCTGGCAAGATCAAGGTTGACTGCTGCTACTCACCTCTTGTCTAAGCCTGAGCCAGGAGCAAGATGCATCCCAGGGCAGGCTGAGGGTGGGGGCACGGGCTggtccagctccagctccagcctgcaGCCGTGGCCACTCGGGGGGCTGGAAGGACCCATCTGCAGAGTGAAAATGGACCAGGATGGGCTGACCCCGAGGCACATGGAAGTTGTGGGTGTTCTCACCCACTATGAAAGCAACTTCATCAAACTGCTGAGACAACGCACGGCCTGGGATGAGAATTCCCTGGAGACCTttgggctctgcagggctggggaggggagtgctgccctccagcccctgctgcagaTCCACACACACCTGGTGGAGCCGGGCCAGGACCGATTCCTCGTCCTGCACCTGGATGAAG TGAAGTGGGACTCCCAGCCCAAGCTGTGGTTCAAGCTGGTTTTCCAGGCAGAGGTGGGCCGGTTGCTGGGAGAGCTGCGggtggctctgctgctcttctacctgggcaggagagaggggacGGGGTCCGGGAGCCCTGGGGagtggcaggagctgctggtgacCGGCCcggggctggagcaggagcag AGCATCTGTCTGGCCAGGGACACTAAGTACCTGGTCCTGGAAGCCACGGTAGCATCCGTCACCCACAGCAGTGAGCAGCTCAGCTTCCAGGCTTCCCTGGCCATCAGGCGTCGTGGAGAGGGAG GTGCCCCCTTGCCCCCCATGgagacccagcagctcctcttcGGCTCTGATGACAAATGCTTCACCAGGATGACCCCGgtgcttctcctgctggccaagTCAcggcaggaggaggaggtggcccCTACATCCTATCTCTCTGCCGATGGGGTGGTAGACGTGGCTCCATACCCATGGCTCAG CCCACCCCAGGCTGGGACGGAggagctgctgtcccccagccaaGGCAACGCTTCCTccccagagcctggcagcagcCGCCAGTTCCTGGGCATCCTGACCCGCTTCATCCGCCAGGTCCTGACCCCCTCCAGCGAGccccccacccagcccagctcccaccaCTGGCTGGACTTCCAGGTGATGGAGACCCTCCCTCACCAGCTGCTCAACCTGTCGGAGGAGGCGGCCCTGGAGCGCCTGGTGCAATCGGAAGAGCCCTCGGTGCTGCTCTTCCCCCAGGACAGCGGAGCCGTGCTGGAGCAGCACCTGGGGGACTGGCAGCCGGAGGGGACcgtgctgcagctgctgatggGCAAGCTCCAGGCGGTGATCCAGGAGCTCGGGGACATCCCAGCTTTCCAAGCAAACATGGGGctcttccagcatctcctgagcTTCTGCTACTACCCCCCGGCTCCGGGTGAGGATCCAGCTGGGAAggagcccagcagctcagggaagctgcacactctgctgctgctgaaggcgTTGCAGACGGTGCGGGCGCggtggcaggagaggaggaaggtgcaGAGGCAGAACCGCAGCGCTCGGCACCAGGCTCACTGCCGCCTGCAGGAGCTGACCATCGACTTGCACGACCGCAAGTTCATCGTCATGCCCACCGTCTACGCGGCCAACAACTGCGAGGGGCCCTGCAAGCTGCCCCTCTCCACCCGCGTCCCCAGCTACTACTCGCACacggtgctgctgctggggatgcaggagcGGGGCTCCCCCCTCCAGCGGGCTCCCTGCTGCGTGCCCGTCCGCTACTCCGACCAGCTCATCATCAGCCTCTCCACGGAGGGGCTGGAGGTCCGCAAGTTCCCCAACATGGTGGCAGAGGAGTGTGGCTGTCGGTAG
- the LOC139788044 gene encoding cilia- and flagella-associated protein 251-like: protein MPEPAPPSGDKKVVEKKRAEAVGAKGSTAGAAVPKSLPVQKKVEPPSLDPAEEPLLWEGLTLNKCILVASIVALLSVTFQVLQAPCSKEGVSRGRQEPPPPPIHEVVSTKEEVPEVVTAQPAQPKSTIVKDDGGNHGDDQSDDNGYGNGDDDSDDDRTADSNLGEPWIFKKWFGRSVPEDKDEEKGDEKEGDEENKDEKGGDEEDKDEKGGDEEDKDEKGGDEEDGDEKEGDEEDMDEKGGDEEVGDEKGGDEEDEDEKGGDEEDTDEKERDEEDGDEEGGDEEDTEEKEADEEDGEEKEGDEEPIDVPEVPLAASEVKKSWEKKPEKKLEKKEKKPERKEEKKRKKEEKFREGCATQMERSSRREVRAKDRAQRDKPSRAPRAARELEQPQKKRSWEGKERRRERDEPRREGWKGREGARQSPKRDWRQKGRRPWEQDGTTRHREGKRRD, encoded by the exons ATGCCAGAGCCAGCACCGCCCAGCGGGGACAAGAAAGTGGTGGAGAAGAAGCGGGCGGAGGCGGTGGGAGCCAAAGGGAGCACGGCCGGGGCTGCAG TCCCCAAGAGCCTCCCCGTGCAGAAGAAGGTGGAGCCCCCCAGCCTGGACCCCGCAGAGGAGCCTCTCCTCTGGGAAGGGCTCACCCTCAACAAGTGCATCCTGGTGGCCTCCATCGTCGCCCTGCTCAGTGTCACCTTCCAGGTGCTCCAAG cacCATGTTCCAAGGAGGGAGTCAGCCGTGGCAGGCAGGagcctccaccacctcccatTCACG aGGTGGTCAGCACCAAGGAAGAGGTCCCAGAAGTGGTGACAgctcagccagcccagcccaagAGCACCATCGTCAAGGATGATGGTGGTAACCATGGTGATGACCAAAGTGATGACAACGGGTATGGCAATGGTGATGACGACAGTGATGACGACAGAACTGCTGACAGCAACCTG GGAGAGCCCTGGATCTTCAAGAAGTGGTTCGGCCGCTCAGTCCCAGAGGATAAGGATGAAGAGAAAGGGgatgagaaggaaggagatgaaGAGAACAAAGATGAGAAGGGAGGAGATGAAGAGGACAAGGATGAGAAGGGAGGAGATGAAGAGGACAAGGATGAGAAGGGAGGAGATGAAGAGGATGGGGATGAGAAAGAAGGAGATGAAGAGGACATGGATGAAAAGGGAGGAGATGAAGAAGTTGGGGATGAGAAGGGAGGAGAtgaagaggatgaggatgagaaGGGAGGAGATGAAGAGGACACAGATGAGAAGGAAAGAGATGaagaggatggggatgaggagggaggagatgaagaggacacagaggagaaggaagcagatgaagaggatggggaggagaaggaaggagatgaaGAGCCCATAGATGTCCCTGAGGTGCCACTAGCAGCATCAGAGGTGAAGAAGAGCTGGGAGAAGAAGCCAgagaagaagctggagaagaaggagaagaagccagaaaggaaggaggagaagaaaaggaagaaggaagagaagttCCGGGAGGGCTGTGCCACCCAGATGGAGCGGAGCAGCCGGAGGGAAGTGAGAGCCAAGGACAGGGCACAGCGGGAcaagcccagcagagcccccagagcagcccgggagctggagcagccccagaAGAAGcggagctgggaggggaaggagagacgGAGGGAGAGGGATGAGCCCAGGAGGGAGGGGTGGAAGGGCCGTGAGGGTGCCCGGCAGAGCCCGAAGCGGGACTGGCGTCAGAAGGGCAGGAGGCCCTGGGAGCAGGATGGCACCACCAGGCACAGGGAGGGCAAGAGACGCGACTGA